From a region of the Vagococcus coleopterorum genome:
- a CDS encoding metal ABC transporter substrate-binding protein, with the protein MKKINVMVLSALLLVLLVGCGKKDHPGEHADGKVHIVATNSILADMVNEVGKDHVLVHSIVPVGTDPHEYEPLPEDVAKSSDADIIFYNGLNLETGGNGWFTKLMETSHKKSEEDYFAVSVGVEPQYLTSKGQESEQDPHAWLDIANGLIYIENITKTLVAKDPEHQADYEKNAKEYSAKLTELNDNSKDKFSKLPKDKALLVTSEGAFKYFSKAYGLEAAYIWEINTENQGTPDQMKHIIDKIDSTNVASLFVETSVDPRSMESVSKATSIPIYKKIFTDSLAKTGEVGDTYLDMMAYNLEIIYDGLNK; encoded by the coding sequence TTGAAAAAAATTAATGTAATGGTTTTATCTGCTTTGTTGTTAGTGCTATTAGTTGGATGTGGAAAGAAAGATCATCCAGGTGAACATGCTGATGGGAAAGTCCACATCGTTGCTACCAATTCAATCTTAGCTGATATGGTCAACGAAGTCGGAAAAGATCACGTATTAGTGCATAGTATCGTGCCAGTTGGGACGGATCCACATGAATACGAACCTTTACCAGAGGATGTTGCTAAATCGTCTGATGCAGATATTATTTTCTATAATGGTTTGAATTTAGAAACAGGCGGAAATGGCTGGTTCACTAAATTAATGGAAACGAGCCATAAAAAATCTGAAGAAGATTATTTTGCGGTTAGTGTCGGTGTGGAGCCACAGTATTTAACAAGTAAAGGTCAAGAGTCAGAGCAAGATCCGCATGCTTGGTTAGATATTGCTAATGGCTTAATCTATATTGAAAATATCACTAAAACATTAGTTGCTAAAGATCCTGAACATCAAGCAGACTACGAGAAAAATGCTAAAGAATACAGTGCTAAATTAACTGAGCTGAATGATAATTCAAAAGATAAATTTAGTAAATTACCAAAAGATAAGGCATTACTCGTAACAAGTGAAGGAGCTTTTAAATATTTCTCTAAAGCATACGGCTTAGAAGCGGCCTACATTTGGGAAATAAACACTGAGAATCAAGGAACACCAGATCAAATGAAACACATTATTGATAAGATTGATTCGACGAACGTGGCCTCATTATTTGTTGAAACTAGTGTTGACCCACGTAGTATGGAAAGTGTTTCTAAAGCGACTAGTATTCCTATCTATAAAAAAATATTTACCGATTCATTAGCTAAAACTGGTGAAGTCGGAGATACGTATCTAGATATGATGGCATACAATTTAGAAATCATTTATGATGGTTTAAATAAATAA
- a CDS encoding metal ABC transporter permease, which translates to MISNFIDGLIHYEFLQNALITCVVVGLTSGVVGSFIVLRGMSLMGDAISHAVLPGVAISYMLGINYIIGATVFGIATAGLIGVIGQKSKLKNDAAIGIVFSSFFALGVILISFAQSSTDLYHILFGNVLAVRQSDIMLTLGVAVIVLSFIAIFYKELLVSSFDPVMAEAYGLNTKLIHYGLMFGLTLVAVTALQTIGTILVVALLITPASTAYLLTNKLSHMIWVSSIISVISSVVGLFFSYSFNLASGAAIVMTAAFFFILAFIFSPKQGFFKTKKVGMEIEKN; encoded by the coding sequence ATGATTAGTAATTTTATTGATGGATTAATCCATTATGAATTTTTACAAAATGCGTTAATTACCTGTGTCGTTGTCGGTTTAACTTCAGGTGTTGTGGGTAGTTTTATTGTTCTGAGAGGAATGTCTTTAATGGGCGACGCGATTTCTCATGCGGTGCTCCCAGGTGTTGCGATTTCTTATATGTTAGGAATTAATTACATTATTGGAGCGACAGTGTTTGGGATAGCAACAGCTGGTTTGATCGGTGTAATCGGTCAAAAAAGTAAGCTGAAAAATGATGCAGCTATTGGTATTGTATTTAGTTCTTTCTTTGCCTTAGGTGTCATTCTAATTAGTTTTGCACAAAGTTCAACGGATTTATATCACATTCTTTTTGGGAATGTGTTAGCGGTACGTCAAAGTGATATTATGTTAACTCTCGGCGTTGCTGTGATTGTTTTATCATTTATTGCGATTTTCTATAAAGAGTTATTAGTTAGTTCTTTCGATCCAGTCATGGCAGAAGCCTATGGCTTAAATACAAAGCTAATTCATTATGGCTTGATGTTTGGTTTAACATTAGTTGCAGTAACAGCTCTACAAACAATCGGAACAATCTTAGTGGTGGCATTATTAATCACGCCAGCTTCAACAGCTTACCTATTAACAAACAAACTATCTCACATGATTTGGGTATCATCTATTATAAGTGTGATTAGTTCAGTCGTTGGGTTGTTCTTTAGTTACAGCTTCAACTTAGCTTCAGGTGCAGCAATTGTTATGACAGCAGCCTTCTTCTTTATCCTAGCGTTTATCTTTTCGCCGAAACAAGGTTTCTTTAAAACTAAGAAAGTAGGGATGGAAATTGAAAAAAATTAA
- a CDS encoding metal ABC transporter ATP-binding protein codes for MSHNAQVETTPKVSYLPIHVENLEVHYQGKVALEDISLDIQPGKITGIIGPNGAGKSTLVKGLLGLVKSASGRATVGKQNLLDMRKTIAYVEQRSNSDLTFPITVEDVVLLGTYPGLGLFHRPGKKEKELVKECLEAVKMTEFHDRQIGELSGGQLQRVFIARALAQKADIIFLDEPFVGIDMVSEKVIVDILKVLKEKGKTIVIVHHDLAKVTTYFDELIILNRKLIASGPVSEIFTTEKIQEAYGSSLGDIRIKGVESND; via the coding sequence ATGAGTCACAATGCTCAAGTTGAGACAACTCCGAAAGTCTCATATTTACCAATTCATGTTGAGAATCTTGAAGTCCATTATCAAGGGAAAGTTGCTTTGGAAGATATCTCATTAGACATACAGCCTGGAAAAATTACTGGGATTATCGGTCCAAATGGAGCCGGTAAATCAACTTTAGTAAAAGGGTTACTTGGTTTAGTTAAGTCAGCCAGTGGACGTGCTACAGTTGGCAAGCAAAATTTATTAGATATGCGTAAAACAATTGCCTACGTAGAACAACGTAGTAATTCTGATTTAACATTTCCGATTACGGTAGAAGATGTTGTGTTATTAGGAACGTATCCCGGCTTAGGGTTATTTCACCGACCAGGAAAAAAAGAAAAAGAATTAGTGAAAGAGTGTTTGGAAGCTGTTAAGATGACAGAGTTTCACGACCGCCAAATTGGTGAATTGTCAGGCGGACAATTACAACGCGTTTTTATAGCCAGAGCTTTAGCGCAAAAAGCTGATATTATTTTCTTAGATGAGCCCTTTGTCGGAATTGATATGGTAAGTGAAAAAGTTATTGTCGATATTTTAAAAGTGTTAAAAGAAAAAGGCAAAACTATTGTCATCGTCCATCATGATTTGGCAAAAGTCACAACTTATTTTGATGAGTTAATTATTTTAAATAGAAAATTGATTGCATCAGGTCCGGTGTCAGAAATATTTACAACAGAAAAAATTCAAGAAGCCTACGGCAGTTCATTAGGTGATATTCGTATCAAAGGAGTGGAGTCAAATGATTAG
- the trxA gene encoding thioredoxin, producing MVKNLNDNNFNAETSEGLVLVDFWAPWCGPCRMQGPILDELAEEMTDVTIAKVNVDENQAAPALFGVQSIPTLIVKKDGEAVETLIGVHRKEQLIEILNKHK from the coding sequence ATGGTAAAAAATTTAAATGATAACAATTTCAATGCAGAAACAAGTGAAGGATTAGTATTAGTAGACTTCTGGGCACCTTGGTGTGGACCATGTCGTATGCAAGGACCAATCTTAGATGAGTTAGCTGAAGAGATGACTGATGTGACAATTGCTAAAGTTAACGTTGATGAAAACCAAGCAGCACCTGCTTTATTCGGTGTTCAAAGTATTCCAACATTAATCGTTAAAAAAGATGGCGAAGCGGTTGAAACATTAATCGGTGTTCACCGTAAAGAACAATTAATCGAAATCTTAAATAAACACAAATAA
- a CDS encoding endonuclease MutS2, with the protein MNPKILKTLEFEKIKQQLTEYTVTALGQEEVQKLSPVTDQEVLTNWLSETEDGATLLRIRGGIPVPKLENIGPHMKRIEMGADLNGLELAQVGRVLQTTAEVIRFFDDIKDAEIDLKRLFYWADQMETVPALSQRIRESVEPDGRLTDEASPELKNIRVQTRRTEQTIREQLDGLVRGKNAKYLSDALVTMRNDRYVLPVKSEYRSVFGGVVHDQSSSGQTLFVEPKQVVELNNKLRQLQISERQEVERILAEISAEIEPHRYEIIQNAYVLGKLDFINAKAQFGKSYKGVIPKISEEKHVELKQARHPLIDPDVVVANDIFIGEEYQAILVTGPNTGGKTITLKTLGLLQLMAQAGLPITAGEDSQVAIFNNIFADIGDEQSIEQNLSTFSSHMTNIVDIIAEVDQDSLVLFDELGAGTDPQEGAALAISILDEVGAKGAYVMATTHYPELKVYGYNRVGTINASMEFNVDSLRPTYKLLIGVPGRSNAFEISKRLGLDGHIIESAKQMIDGDSQDLNDMIADLESHRKMAETEYLEVRHHVDEASRLHADLENAYGYFFEAQEKELDEAKAKANEIIREAQEKAETIITDLREKQKALGKNGMVKEHELIAARTGLNQLKHEESHLKKNKVLQKAKEQKKLKAGDDVKVESYGQRGTLLKQLSNGDWQVQLGILKMVLPESDLTLLKPEKVAPQKPISTMKRSSEHVQSQLDLRGMRYEDALESVDRYLDAALLAGYSQVTIVHGKGTGVLREAITTFLKKHRSVKSFELAPQSQGGTGATIAYFK; encoded by the coding sequence ATGAATCCGAAAATTTTAAAAACGTTAGAGTTTGAGAAAATCAAACAACAATTAACTGAATATACGGTAACAGCTTTAGGTCAAGAAGAGGTTCAAAAGTTGTCTCCCGTAACAGATCAAGAGGTCTTAACAAACTGGTTATCGGAAACAGAAGATGGTGCAACCCTATTAAGAATTCGTGGGGGTATTCCAGTTCCTAAACTAGAAAATATTGGACCGCACATGAAACGAATTGAAATGGGTGCGGACTTAAATGGTTTAGAGTTGGCTCAAGTTGGTCGTGTCTTGCAAACTACGGCCGAAGTCATTCGTTTCTTTGATGATATAAAAGATGCTGAAATTGACTTAAAGCGTTTATTTTATTGGGCAGATCAAATGGAAACAGTGCCAGCTTTATCACAACGAATTCGGGAGTCTGTGGAACCAGACGGACGCTTAACGGATGAAGCCTCACCAGAATTAAAAAATATTCGTGTGCAAACGCGCCGAACAGAACAAACCATTCGTGAACAACTAGATGGTTTAGTTCGTGGTAAAAATGCAAAGTATTTAAGCGATGCTTTAGTAACAATGCGTAATGACCGTTATGTGTTACCAGTTAAAAGTGAATACCGTAGTGTCTTTGGTGGAGTTGTCCACGACCAAAGTTCATCAGGGCAAACCTTGTTTGTTGAACCGAAGCAGGTGGTAGAACTTAATAACAAGTTACGCCAATTACAAATTTCTGAACGTCAAGAAGTGGAAAGAATTTTAGCTGAGATTTCTGCAGAGATTGAACCACATAGATATGAAATTATCCAAAATGCCTATGTTTTAGGTAAGTTAGATTTCATCAATGCGAAAGCCCAATTTGGTAAAAGTTATAAAGGTGTTATTCCGAAGATTAGTGAGGAAAAGCATGTTGAATTAAAACAAGCCCGTCATCCCTTAATCGATCCTGATGTGGTTGTAGCAAATGATATCTTTATTGGCGAAGAGTACCAAGCGATTTTAGTAACCGGACCTAATACGGGTGGTAAAACCATCACGCTGAAAACTTTAGGACTACTACAACTTATGGCCCAAGCAGGGTTGCCGATTACAGCTGGCGAGGATAGCCAAGTCGCAATCTTTAATAATATCTTTGCCGATATTGGCGATGAACAATCGATTGAGCAAAACTTAAGTACCTTCTCATCTCACATGACAAACATTGTCGACATTATTGCGGAAGTAGATCAAGACAGCTTAGTTCTATTTGATGAACTTGGAGCTGGGACGGATCCTCAAGAAGGAGCAGCCTTAGCTATTTCGATTTTAGATGAAGTAGGAGCAAAAGGTGCCTATGTCATGGCGACGACTCACTATCCGGAGTTGAAAGTTTATGGCTACAATCGTGTAGGAACCATCAATGCCAGTATGGAGTTTAATGTTGATAGTCTGCGTCCGACCTACAAGTTATTAATTGGGGTGCCTGGTCGCAGTAATGCCTTTGAAATTTCAAAACGTTTAGGATTAGATGGACATATTATTGAATCTGCTAAACAAATGATTGATGGCGATAGCCAAGATTTAAACGACATGATTGCTGATTTAGAAAGTCATCGTAAAATGGCGGAAACGGAATACTTAGAGGTGCGTCATCATGTCGATGAAGCCAGTCGCTTGCATGCCGATTTAGAAAATGCCTATGGCTACTTCTTTGAAGCGCAAGAAAAAGAATTAGATGAAGCGAAAGCCAAAGCGAATGAGATTATTCGCGAGGCACAAGAAAAAGCTGAAACGATTATTACTGATTTGCGTGAGAAACAAAAAGCCTTAGGAAAAAATGGCATGGTCAAAGAGCATGAATTGATTGCAGCTAGAACAGGCTTAAATCAGTTGAAACATGAAGAAAGTCATCTGAAGAAAAATAAAGTCTTACAAAAAGCTAAAGAACAGAAAAAATTAAAAGCCGGTGATGATGTTAAAGTTGAGTCATACGGTCAAAGAGGAACATTATTAAAACAATTATCTAATGGTGATTGGCAAGTTCAACTAGGGATTTTAAAAATGGTCTTACCGGAATCAGACTTAACATTGCTGAAACCTGAAAAAGTAGCACCGCAAAAACCAATCTCTACAATGAAACGTTCTAGTGAACACGTTCAATCGCAATTAGATTTACGTGGCATGCGTTACGAAGATGCTTTAGAATCTGTGGATCGTTATTTAGATGCGGCTTTGTTGGCTGGCTATAGTCAAGTAACGATTGTTCATGGTAAAGGGACAGGTGTCCTGCGAGAAGCGATTACCACATTCTTGAAAAAACACCGCAGTGTGAAGAGTTTTGAATTGGCACCACAGAGCCAAGGTGGTACGGGAGCAACAATTGCTTATTTCAAATAA
- a CDS encoding CvpA family protein translates to MILTAIIILALALAFYNGARRGLVMQLILTAGYIITFVVAKTQSGNLAKKLDLVVPYPNPNAESKLEFFKGEALFHLDKAFYTILSFVLILIIGWLLTRFVGMLCNSLTFFPIVKQANFLGGGLISLLVSYIGIFFVLVMLATIPMDGIQNLLRSSGIAKFMINDTPYFSNMIFEWINQIMK, encoded by the coding sequence ATGATTTTAACAGCAATTATTATTTTAGCTTTAGCCTTAGCATTTTATAATGGTGCTCGTCGTGGCTTAGTGATGCAATTAATCTTAACAGCAGGCTATATCATTACTTTTGTGGTGGCTAAAACACAATCAGGTAACTTAGCAAAAAAATTGGATTTAGTCGTACCTTATCCTAATCCCAATGCTGAAAGTAAATTAGAGTTCTTTAAAGGAGAAGCCTTATTCCATTTAGATAAAGCTTTCTATACCATTTTATCTTTCGTTTTAATTTTAATCATCGGTTGGTTGTTAACACGCTTTGTTGGAATGTTATGTAATAGTTTAACTTTCTTCCCAATTGTGAAACAAGCTAACTTTTTAGGTGGTGGCTTAATCAGTCTGCTAGTTTCTTATATCGGAATTTTCTTTGTCCTAGTAATGCTAGCGACAATTCCAATGGACGGCATTCAAAACCTATTAAGATCAAGTGGGATTGCTAAATTTATGATAAATGATACACCTTATTTCTCAAATATGATTTTTGAATGGATCAATCAAATTATGAAATAA
- the zapA gene encoding cell division protein ZapA, whose protein sequence is MTQTKNRYKAKIANKTYTIIGTESKVHMDIVTEIANKQLAEIRDIAPETTLENASILLGINALSDQLKKEEKAMRLEAQMKKMTAEMEELKNKMKRTEELEARLEKYTSLENSAKEALVNGGEQLELTDQELSPQEAQSIMNQQVREKIQQNSHEFK, encoded by the coding sequence ATGACACAGACAAAAAATCGTTACAAAGCAAAAATCGCTAACAAAACTTATACAATTATTGGAACTGAAAGCAAAGTTCATATGGATATCGTGACAGAAATTGCGAATAAGCAATTAGCAGAAATTCGTGACATCGCACCCGAAACAACTTTAGAAAATGCCTCAATTTTATTAGGGATTAATGCGTTATCGGATCAATTAAAAAAAGAAGAAAAAGCAATGCGCCTGGAAGCTCAAATGAAAAAAATGACGGCTGAAATGGAAGAGTTAAAAAATAAAATGAAACGCACGGAAGAATTAGAAGCACGTTTAGAAAAATATACGTCACTTGAAAATTCTGCGAAAGAAGCACTAGTAAATGGTGGCGAACAACTTGAATTAACTGATCAAGAGTTATCGCCCCAAGAAGCACAATCAATTATGAATCAACAAGTACGTGAAAAGATTCAACAAAACTCACACGAATTTAAGTAG
- the rnhC gene encoding ribonuclease HIII, whose translation MSSSTVIKVDQGVMAKMSDYYDTHKKAKTPPYSTFSATKNGVTITAYTSGKVMFQGANAEQEAAIWGSALEKKNTAPVSGLPKDFSSRSAIGSDEVGNGSYLGPVVVCASYVDQKHMPLLKELGVKDSKELTDREIKLIAKDIKEVIPYRELIVTPEKYNQIQPDYNVNRMKVALHNQAIHLLLQDLAPLKPDSILIDQFTPEKNYRKYLEREKIQVTDNLYFATKAEQHHLAVAASSIICRASFLEALDQATLELGFTVPSGAGPKSDLAAAKILKRGGMNLLRQYAKLHFANTQKAQNKL comes from the coding sequence TTGAGTTCTTCAACTGTTATAAAAGTAGATCAAGGAGTCATGGCGAAGATGTCTGACTACTACGACACACATAAAAAAGCGAAAACTCCACCTTATAGCACATTCTCTGCTACTAAAAATGGTGTGACGATTACCGCATACACTTCGGGAAAAGTTATGTTTCAAGGGGCAAATGCAGAGCAAGAAGCTGCTATCTGGGGTTCAGCCTTAGAAAAGAAAAACACTGCCCCAGTGTCTGGCTTACCGAAAGATTTTTCAAGCCGGTCAGCTATTGGTAGTGATGAAGTCGGAAACGGCAGTTATTTAGGTCCCGTCGTTGTTTGCGCTTCTTATGTTGATCAAAAACACATGCCATTATTAAAAGAACTTGGGGTCAAAGATTCAAAAGAATTAACTGACCGTGAAATCAAATTAATCGCTAAAGATATTAAAGAAGTCATTCCTTATCGTGAATTAATTGTGACACCGGAAAAATACAATCAAATCCAGCCAGACTATAATGTTAACCGAATGAAAGTAGCGTTACACAACCAAGCTATTCATTTGTTATTACAAGACTTAGCACCATTAAAACCTGATAGTATTTTAATTGATCAATTCACTCCAGAGAAAAATTATCGCAAATATTTAGAACGTGAAAAAATTCAAGTCACAGATAATTTGTACTTTGCTACGAAAGCGGAACAGCATCATTTAGCCGTCGCCGCTTCCTCTATTATTTGTCGTGCTAGCTTTTTAGAAGCTTTGGATCAAGCTACTTTAGAATTAGGCTTTACGGTTCCTTCGGGAGCTGGACCTAAGTCTGACTTAGCCGCTGCTAAGATTTTAAAACGTGGTGGCATGAACTTACTACGTCAATATGCTAAGCTACATTTTGCTAACACCCAAAAAGCTCAAAATAAACTATAA
- a CDS encoding DUF1292 domain-containing protein, with product MTEEHNHEQETEFITLIDDEGNESLFEILLTIDGEEEFANKQYVLLFPAGVDEDDTDVELLAYQYIETEGSDEGELKNIETDAEWDMIEEVFNTFVEDADA from the coding sequence ATGACTGAAGAGCACAACCACGAACAAGAAACAGAATTTATCACATTAATCGATGACGAAGGTAACGAATCTTTATTCGAAATCTTATTAACAATCGATGGTGAAGAAGAATTTGCTAACAAACAATACGTTTTACTATTCCCTGCAGGTGTTGATGAAGATGATACTGACGTTGAGTTATTAGCTTACCAATACATTGAAACTGAAGGATCTGATGAAGGTGAACTTAAAAACATCGAAACAGATGCTGAGTGGGATATGATTGAAGAAGTTTTCAATACATTCGTTGAAGACGCTGACGCATAA
- the ruvX gene encoding Holliday junction resolvase RuvX → MRKMGLDVGSKTVGIAVSDPLGWTAQGIEIIRINEAEGDFGFDRVQELIEEHKVDQLVIGLPKNMNNSIGPRAEASMAYGKKIEELSGVPVAYQDERLTTVEAERMLVEEGNVSRSKRKKVIDKLAAVMILQNYLDKTSN, encoded by the coding sequence ATGCGCAAAATGGGTTTAGACGTAGGGTCTAAAACAGTTGGTATCGCAGTTAGTGATCCTTTAGGCTGGACTGCGCAAGGAATTGAAATTATCCGCATTAATGAAGCGGAAGGCGATTTTGGGTTTGACCGCGTCCAAGAATTGATTGAAGAACATAAAGTGGATCAATTAGTCATTGGCTTACCTAAGAACATGAACAACTCAATTGGACCGAGAGCCGAAGCTTCAATGGCTTATGGCAAGAAGATTGAAGAGTTATCAGGTGTCCCAGTGGCTTACCAAGACGAACGCTTAACAACAGTAGAAGCAGAACGCATGTTGGTCGAGGAAGGTAATGTTTCTCGAAGCAAACGTAAAAAAGTAATTGATAAGCTAGCGGCGGTAATGATTTTACAAAATTATTTAGACAAAACAAGCAATTAA
- a CDS encoding IreB family regulatory phosphoprotein, with protein sequence MSFTDETVQFKVDDFSKQSVAETLTTVYSALEEKGYNPINQIVGYLLSGDPAYIPRYQDARNLIRRHERDEIMEELIKSYLSNQGTAK encoded by the coding sequence ATGAGTTTTACAGATGAAACAGTCCAATTCAAAGTAGATGATTTTTCAAAACAATCAGTTGCTGAAACATTAACAACGGTCTATTCAGCTTTAGAAGAAAAAGGCTACAATCCAATTAACCAAATCGTGGGATATTTACTTTCTGGAGATCCAGCTTATATTCCCCGTTACCAAGATGCTCGTAACTTAATTCGTCGTCACGAACGTGATGAAATTATGGAAGAGTTAATCAAATCATACTTAAGCAATCAAGGGACAGCTAAATAA
- a CDS encoding peptidylprolyl isomerase gives MKKNKIAVALVGMVCAMTLAACSPSGNEELVTMKGDKITVGEFFQEIKKDQNVQQSLQNTIIFRVAENAYGKDIDKKDIEAKLDEVKAQFGDTFEEQLKSAGFTEASYKDSVIKPQLAFDKMLDAHVDVKDKDLESVWADFHPEVDARLISVKDKETAEKALEEINVGTDFETVAREKSEHASSKDKGAIKFNSASQELPEDVKEAAFKLKNDEMSEIITSKQMDQMGQPVESFYIVKMVKNQEKGTDMSAFKDELTKIAADAQKADQEFIPAVIGKELTKANVKVTDDELKNVLSAFVEKPKEDKKEADSKDKDKKDDADKDEKTTETKEADKEESK, from the coding sequence ATGAAAAAAAATAAAATTGCAGTAGCATTGGTCGGTATGGTCTGTGCTATGACATTAGCAGCTTGTTCACCATCAGGGAACGAAGAGTTAGTCACAATGAAAGGTGATAAAATCACCGTTGGAGAATTTTTCCAAGAAATCAAGAAAGATCAAAACGTTCAACAAAGCTTACAAAATACAATTATCTTCCGTGTAGCTGAAAATGCTTATGGCAAAGATATTGATAAAAAAGATATTGAAGCTAAATTAGATGAAGTTAAAGCACAGTTTGGCGATACGTTTGAAGAACAACTAAAATCTGCTGGTTTTACTGAAGCAAGCTACAAAGATTCAGTAATTAAACCACAATTAGCATTTGATAAAATGTTAGATGCTCATGTTGATGTAAAAGATAAAGACCTAGAATCAGTTTGGGCAGACTTCCATCCAGAAGTAGATGCTCGTTTGATTTCAGTCAAAGATAAAGAAACAGCTGAAAAAGCGCTCGAAGAAATTAATGTTGGAACAGATTTTGAAACAGTGGCTCGTGAAAAATCAGAGCACGCTTCAAGTAAAGATAAAGGAGCAATTAAATTCAATTCTGCTAGCCAAGAGCTGCCTGAAGATGTGAAAGAAGCTGCTTTCAAATTGAAAAATGATGAAATGTCAGAAATTATTACGTCTAAACAAATGGATCAAATGGGTCAACCAGTAGAAAGTTTCTACATTGTAAAAATGGTTAAGAACCAAGAAAAAGGGACTGACATGTCAGCCTTTAAAGATGAATTAACAAAAATCGCAGCGGATGCTCAAAAAGCTGATCAAGAATTCATTCCGGCTGTAATCGGAAAAGAATTAACAAAAGCTAATGTAAAAGTAACCGATGACGAATTGAAAAATGTCTTATCAGCCTTTGTTGAAAAACCAAAAGAAGATAAAAAAGAAGCTGATTCAAAAGATAAAGATAAAAAAGATGATGCTGATAAAGATGAAAAAACTACCGAAACAAAAGAAGCAGATAAAGAAGAATCAAAATAA
- a CDS encoding YtxH domain-containing protein, which produces MFKKFAKGVLFGTTVGGIVATLMAPKSGKAMRQSIVDEAVGSKDTVVTWTQDIRNVKGHSEVVKAELPKLKEVQTETADLIEDFKFQAEPRVKEIQNQVSTIKGRISTLQDKLK; this is translated from the coding sequence ATGTTTAAAAAATTTGCAAAAGGTGTTTTGTTTGGCACAACTGTCGGCGGGATTGTCGCAACATTGATGGCCCCGAAAAGCGGAAAAGCCATGCGTCAATCAATTGTAGATGAAGCGGTTGGATCAAAAGATACAGTTGTTACGTGGACTCAAGACATTCGAAACGTTAAGGGGCACAGTGAAGTTGTCAAAGCTGAATTACCTAAACTAAAAGAAGTTCAAACAGAAACAGCTGATTTGATTGAAGACTTTAAATTTCAAGCAGAACCAAGAGTTAAAGAAATTCAAAATCAAGTAAGCACAATTAAGGGACGAATCTCGACGCTACAAGATAAATTAAAATAA
- a CDS encoding HIT family protein, protein MTDCIFCKIINKEIPSYKVYEDEEVYAFLDLSQVTLGHTLVIPKKHVADIFDYQGAEAGVVFAKIPKIARAMEHALPEMQGMNIVNNNKELAYQTVFHSHLHLVPRYTTEDDFSIKFKDNSQKYSQAELQALASKLNEQVMKDV, encoded by the coding sequence ATGACAGATTGTATATTTTGTAAAATAATCAATAAAGAGATTCCTAGCTATAAAGTATATGAAGATGAAGAGGTTTATGCTTTCTTAGATTTATCACAAGTGACACTTGGGCACACATTAGTCATTCCCAAAAAACACGTAGCAGATATTTTTGATTATCAAGGAGCAGAGGCGGGAGTAGTTTTTGCTAAAATTCCTAAAATTGCGCGAGCGATGGAACATGCCTTACCAGAAATGCAAGGGATGAATATTGTTAACAATAATAAAGAACTTGCTTACCAAACAGTCTTCCATTCACACTTGCATCTAGTTCCTAGATACACAACAGAAGATGACTTCTCAATTAAATTTAAAGACAATAGTCAAAAATACTCGCAAGCAGAGTTACAAGCATTAGCAAGTAAACTAAATGAGCAGGTGATGAAGGATGTTTAA